The Spirosoma radiotolerans genome has a window encoding:
- a CDS encoding DMT family transporter: MKQLIPGLLFAALWASASVATKFGVQSVHPLILATVRFFIAGSGMLLFAYGVQRAKNAWPTRTEFGQLAIFALLNTTIYLGAFVLALKQVSAGIGSLSTATNPLFIALLSALWLRKMPSLNQISGLLLGLLGVGVATYPLLQNSYATVEGLLILLGGMISVSAATVYYARITWRLPNLVINGWQVLLGGILILPFTLLSVVLNPADFSTAHYDERFWLSVFWLIVPVSVAALQLWFYLVRQDAIQASLWLFLCPIFGFAYSYFLMGEPITLYTLVGTGLVIGGLWLGRR, translated from the coding sequence ATGAAACAACTCATTCCCGGCCTTCTCTTTGCCGCTCTCTGGGCGTCGGCTTCCGTGGCGACAAAATTTGGGGTGCAGTCGGTGCATCCGCTTATTCTGGCGACCGTTCGGTTTTTTATTGCCGGGAGTGGTATGCTGCTGTTTGCCTATGGTGTTCAACGGGCGAAAAATGCCTGGCCAACGCGTACCGAGTTTGGTCAGTTAGCCATTTTTGCCCTGCTCAACACAACCATTTATCTCGGCGCGTTTGTGCTGGCGCTCAAGCAGGTATCGGCGGGTATCGGGAGTTTGTCGACAGCGACGAATCCATTATTCATTGCGCTGTTATCGGCGCTCTGGCTACGGAAAATGCCAAGCCTGAACCAGATTAGTGGTTTATTGCTGGGGTTGCTGGGCGTAGGTGTGGCAACCTATCCACTCCTGCAAAACAGTTATGCGACCGTGGAGGGACTGCTTATTCTGCTGGGCGGTATGATTTCGGTTTCGGCGGCCACCGTTTATTACGCCCGCATCACGTGGCGACTGCCCAATCTTGTTATCAATGGCTGGCAGGTGCTGCTGGGCGGAATCCTGATTTTACCCTTCACGCTCCTGAGTGTTGTCCTGAATCCAGCCGATTTCAGCACTGCGCACTACGACGAGCGATTTTGGCTGTCGGTATTCTGGCTTATCGTGCCCGTGTCGGTGGCGGCTCTACAACTGTGGTTTTATCTGGTTCGGCAAGACGCGATCCAAGCGTCGCTTTGGTTGTTTCTTTGCCCTATTTTCGGTTTTGCCTACTCGTATTTCCTCATGGGCGAGCCCATTACGTTGTACACCCTTGTGGGCACCGGATTAGTCATTGGCGGGCTGTGGCTCGGCAGGAGGTGA
- a CDS encoding S9 family peptidase: MLHNRTTQQRGWMLLISLLAVSLAGRAQDALTYQTPPKPLADLVTMPPTPNVSMSSKGDMMLILEQASAPSIAELAQPELKLAGLRLNPANTGPSRARYITGLALKKLTDKDAKAITGLPATPLLSFVQWSPDGTKVAFANSTDSQIELYIADVATAAAKKVGSVVLNATLGVPYHWVSDSKNLIVKTVPVTRGPASEVSRVPAGPTTQENVAGARGQAPTYQDLLKNPSDERQFAFYTTAQVARVGLDGSMTNIGQPGIILSTDPSPDGNYVMIETVHTPFSYLVPVGRFPLKTEIYAMAGSLVKSLNDGPLQESVPYSRDGAPTGPRDFTWRADAPASVYYTVAQDKGDPKVKADIRDKVFMIDAPFSGAPKEIYAAQFRFENFEWGNESTALATERWWQNRKTITKTVNPSNWQTAVLFDRSYEDRYTNPGQPDTKQNQYGRDVLNLLPNGEILMLNAIGSSPQGDRPFVSLLNLKTKQSRELWRSAAPYFERPVAVLDATKQVILTTRETPDENPNYFVRNLKARIAPIQATYFPHPYPQLKGVQKQQLRYKRADGVELTATLYLPVGYKKEQGPLPTFLWAYPAEFKSKEAASQVSGSPYQFNRISYWGGAAFVTMGYAILDNASIPIVGEGDKEPNDTYVEQLVSSAKAAIDEGVRLGVVDSSRVGVGGHSYGAFMTANLLSNSKLFKGGIARSGAYNRTLTPFGFQNEQRSYWQAPDVYNKMSPFMNADKMKTPLLLVHGEADNNTGTFPIQSERYYNALKGFGATTRLVFLPYESHGYTAKESLLHMLWEMNGWLDKYVKNPAPSATGQANKAGKLSGGNNEK; encoded by the coding sequence ATGCTTCACAACAGAACTACTCAACAGCGTGGCTGGATGCTGCTTATTTCCTTGCTGGCGGTTTCGCTTGCCGGACGCGCGCAGGACGCGTTAACCTACCAAACTCCGCCCAAACCGCTGGCTGATCTGGTGACGATGCCGCCCACTCCCAACGTGAGCATGTCGTCGAAAGGGGATATGATGCTCATTCTGGAGCAGGCTTCGGCCCCCAGCATTGCCGAACTGGCGCAACCTGAACTCAAACTGGCTGGTTTACGGCTGAATCCTGCCAATACGGGACCTAGTCGCGCCCGATACATAACGGGTTTGGCGCTTAAAAAGCTGACCGACAAAGATGCGAAAGCCATAACAGGGCTACCGGCCACGCCCCTCCTTAGCTTCGTTCAATGGTCACCAGACGGAACGAAGGTTGCCTTCGCTAATTCGACGGATAGCCAGATCGAGCTCTACATTGCCGATGTCGCTACAGCAGCCGCCAAGAAGGTTGGTTCTGTTGTGCTGAATGCCACGCTGGGTGTACCGTATCACTGGGTATCTGACAGTAAAAATCTGATTGTGAAAACAGTGCCCGTTACACGTGGTCCGGCCAGTGAGGTGAGCCGGGTACCCGCGGGCCCTACCACCCAGGAAAATGTGGCTGGTGCACGCGGTCAGGCCCCAACTTACCAGGATTTGCTGAAAAATCCCTCTGATGAACGGCAATTCGCGTTCTACACGACGGCGCAGGTGGCGCGGGTAGGGCTGGATGGGTCGATGACCAACATTGGGCAGCCGGGTATTATCCTGTCAACCGATCCGTCGCCGGATGGTAACTATGTTATGATCGAGACGGTCCACACGCCGTTCTCCTACCTGGTGCCGGTTGGTCGGTTTCCGCTCAAAACGGAAATTTATGCGATGGCCGGTTCACTGGTGAAAAGCCTGAACGATGGCCCTTTGCAGGAAAGCGTTCCGTACAGCCGCGATGGCGCTCCCACTGGCCCTCGCGATTTCACCTGGCGGGCCGATGCACCGGCTTCGGTTTATTACACCGTTGCTCAGGACAAAGGCGATCCGAAAGTGAAAGCCGATATTCGGGATAAGGTTTTTATGATCGACGCTCCGTTCTCGGGGGCGCCCAAAGAAATCTACGCGGCCCAATTCCGGTTCGAAAACTTTGAATGGGGCAATGAGTCCACCGCGCTGGCAACCGAACGGTGGTGGCAGAACCGCAAAACCATCACCAAAACGGTTAATCCCAGTAATTGGCAGACGGCCGTTCTCTTTGACCGTTCGTATGAGGACCGCTACACCAACCCCGGCCAGCCCGACACCAAACAGAATCAGTATGGTCGTGATGTGCTGAATCTGCTCCCGAACGGCGAGATTCTGATGCTGAACGCAATAGGCTCCTCGCCCCAGGGCGATCGGCCGTTTGTCAGCCTGCTAAACCTGAAAACCAAACAGAGCCGCGAACTTTGGCGGTCGGCGGCTCCTTATTTTGAGCGCCCTGTGGCTGTTCTGGATGCTACGAAGCAGGTCATTTTGACAACCCGCGAAACCCCCGATGAGAATCCGAATTATTTTGTCCGGAATCTGAAAGCCCGAATCGCGCCGATTCAGGCAACGTATTTCCCGCATCCTTACCCCCAGTTGAAGGGGGTTCAGAAGCAGCAGCTTCGCTACAAGCGGGCGGATGGCGTCGAACTGACAGCTACCCTGTATTTGCCCGTCGGTTACAAGAAAGAACAAGGTCCGTTGCCGACGTTTCTGTGGGCTTACCCGGCCGAATTCAAAAGCAAAGAGGCTGCCAGTCAGGTATCCGGATCGCCCTACCAATTCAACCGGATCAGCTATTGGGGTGGCGCTGCTTTCGTGACGATGGGGTATGCTATTCTGGACAATGCCAGCATTCCAATTGTGGGCGAAGGCGATAAAGAACCTAACGATACGTATGTGGAGCAACTGGTGTCGAGCGCGAAAGCGGCCATCGACGAAGGGGTTCGGCTGGGTGTGGTCGATTCGAGCCGCGTGGGTGTGGGCGGGCACTCGTATGGTGCATTCATGACAGCCAACCTGCTGTCGAACAGTAAGCTCTTCAAAGGAGGAATTGCCCGGAGTGGCGCTTATAACCGTACGTTGACACCTTTCGGATTTCAGAACGAACAGCGGAGTTACTGGCAGGCACCGGATGTGTACAACAAAATGTCGCCGTTTATGAACGCCGATAAAATGAAAACGCCCCTGTTGCTGGTTCATGGCGAAGCCGACAACAACACTGGTACCTTCCCCATTCAGTCTGAACGGTATTACAACGCCCTCAAGGGCTTTGGAGCTACCACAAGACTGGTGTTTTTGCCCTACGAAAGCCACGGCTACACGGCCAAGGAGTCGCTTCTGCACATGCTGTGGGAAATGAACGGCTGGCTCGATAAGTACGTTAAAAATCCCGCCCCCTCGGCTACGGGTCAGGCTAACAAAGCCGGAAAGCTGAGCGGAGGAAACAACGAGAAGTAG
- a CDS encoding phosphatase domain-containing protein, with protein sequence MKKVIILTGLSGSGKSTFAQRFCLENANWLRVNRDDLRRSLLPVSLGTYWKTWPDQEKDRIETLVNELQKTAILDGLRRGWHVLIDNTNLRQRYFNDFRKLLMTHFDEVEVSYKLIDTPLDECIRRDSARPDSVGEDGIRRQAEQLATLKTNFRFEPEIVRRNALANDRASGSSLPYCVLVDIDGTVAQRGDRSPFDWHRVGIDTPKWPIIRLVQALKSSGYTIIFLSGRDAICRSETMAWLEQYFDWKSADYQLFMRPRNDNRKDFIVKHELFDQHIRDRYQVELVIDDRQQVVDLWRRTLKLTCVQVDYGDF encoded by the coding sequence ATGAAAAAAGTGATCATTCTGACGGGCTTGAGTGGCAGCGGGAAGTCGACGTTTGCGCAACGATTCTGTCTTGAAAACGCCAATTGGCTCCGCGTCAACCGCGACGATCTACGGCGAAGTCTTCTTCCGGTTTCGCTGGGAACATACTGGAAAACCTGGCCCGATCAGGAGAAAGACCGCATCGAAACTCTTGTAAATGAGTTGCAGAAAACCGCTATTCTGGACGGGCTCAGGCGGGGCTGGCATGTGCTCATTGACAACACCAACCTGCGGCAGCGCTATTTCAACGACTTTCGCAAGCTCCTGATGACGCATTTCGATGAAGTGGAAGTCAGCTACAAACTGATTGATACGCCCCTCGACGAATGTATCCGACGCGACAGCGCCCGGCCCGATTCAGTAGGCGAGGACGGTATTCGGCGGCAGGCCGAACAATTGGCCACTCTGAAAACTAATTTCAGGTTTGAGCCGGAAATTGTGCGCCGGAACGCTTTGGCCAACGATCGTGCTTCCGGCTCATCGCTGCCCTACTGCGTGCTGGTCGACATTGACGGTACCGTAGCGCAACGCGGAGACCGCTCACCATTTGACTGGCACCGGGTGGGCATCGATACGCCGAAGTGGCCAATTATTCGACTGGTGCAGGCGCTAAAGTCGTCGGGCTACACGATTATTTTTTTGTCGGGTCGTGATGCCATTTGCCGGTCAGAAACGATGGCTTGGCTTGAGCAGTATTTTGACTGGAAATCGGCCGACTACCAGTTGTTTATGCGCCCCCGGAATGACAATCGAAAAGATTTTATCGTAAAACATGAACTGTTTGACCAGCACATACGCGACCGCTACCAGGTTGAACTGGTCATAGACGACCGTCAGCAGGTTGTCGATCTGTGGCGCCGAACCCTCAAGTTAACCTGCGTACAAGTGGATTATGGTGATTTCTAA
- a CDS encoding TonB-dependent receptor: protein MKKQLYLSLLSVLFVYFTINKAVAQTTQASISGIITEGQKSPLPGATVRVRNESTGFSTGTVTNVKGEYFFKEIPLGGPYTVTVTAVGLGEQRRTGYMVNQGDDIKVNLTMEEAGQDLEVVQVVASGLKNKTDILGAATAINAKTLVSLPVNGRNFTQLINLSPLTNSSGSLSGQLGSSTNYTIDGMTAKNPTSAGSTTSRSGAPYSISIEAVREFKVITNQYDVVYGRAGGGLVSAVTKAGTNKLTGSLFNYTRANWLSSQYDIRGNQRNVPFSTNQFGFSLGGPIIKDKLHYFVVWDHQQDSRPLIIADVQTPLDESRFNVTNTTLNRYVEIARSKYGLANTQQFGTFPKNRGTDAGFARIDWQINANNLLTIRDNYTNDRNKLGLADNTAINLYESYGNDYNVDNSLLATLRTTFTPKITNELKLQHLYTYQKSSPGDQLPAANIPRNIVENVVSTVDGRTLSTNIQMGGHRFAQEGFTNNVLQLVDNFYYNTDRVQYTFGVDLMYTHAKSLYGSEVNGRFHYINDANGTALDNFNNLKPYRFYREVPLVADPTVYSNILNMGAYGQLSTSLMPGLEMTAGLRFDYSVYPKAQFNQLVFDELKLRTDNQIKTFILQPRIQFNWDVNNQHRDFVRFGAGVFASDINNYMLINNLTFDGKHFATVDVRGANVPSPDFAAYRSNYASIPTLAQFQVPTINMTGPNAKVPTLYKANVSYSRFLTDKLKVGISGYMSLGRNNYMYVDRNMVADPFFRLANEANRGVYVPLASMPANGAGDWQLGRISNRLGRVLELNSEGRVNQFAAVVDATWQYFRDGEITASYTWNDARDNVTYNGNVANTATLVLPVKDDPRNLSNMTYSDNQFRNKVVFYGTLPSFFGITLGVRYTGIGGTRYSLLSGANTNADFVATNDLAFVFDRNSAEVPANVRTGLQTLLDNPDASQSLKNYINAYSGKIAERNGGINGFYGVLDIRALKRFRIYKRHAIEVSADIFNFANLLNRNRGTNRSLGTQSLYGLGIPATSTSAAVPNFSQATQQYNYRVNNSGAVTPSGDPFQIQLGARYSF from the coding sequence ATGAAAAAACAGCTCTATTTAAGTCTATTATCAGTACTCTTCGTTTATTTCACCATCAACAAAGCAGTAGCTCAAACAACACAGGCGTCTATTTCGGGCATTATTACCGAGGGCCAGAAGTCACCCTTGCCGGGGGCAACCGTCCGGGTGCGTAACGAGTCGACGGGTTTTTCGACCGGGACCGTGACAAACGTAAAAGGTGAATACTTTTTCAAAGAAATTCCGCTCGGCGGCCCATACACGGTAACGGTAACAGCAGTTGGCTTGGGCGAACAGCGCCGAACGGGTTATATGGTTAACCAGGGTGACGACATCAAGGTTAACCTGACTATGGAGGAAGCTGGGCAGGACCTGGAAGTCGTACAAGTCGTAGCGTCGGGACTGAAAAACAAAACCGATATTCTGGGTGCGGCTACGGCCATCAACGCCAAAACGCTGGTGTCGTTGCCTGTCAACGGCCGGAACTTCACACAACTAATCAACCTGTCGCCCCTGACAAACAGCAGCGGTAGCCTGTCGGGGCAACTTGGCTCGTCGACCAACTATACCATCGACGGAATGACGGCGAAGAACCCAACCTCGGCCGGTTCGACCACAAGCCGTAGTGGCGCGCCCTATTCTATTTCGATTGAAGCAGTTCGCGAATTCAAGGTGATTACCAACCAATACGATGTCGTATACGGTCGGGCCGGGGGCGGCCTGGTGAGTGCTGTAACAAAAGCCGGTACCAACAAACTGACCGGCAGCTTATTTAATTACACCCGCGCCAACTGGCTGTCGAGTCAGTACGACATCCGGGGTAACCAACGGAACGTACCGTTCTCGACCAATCAGTTTGGTTTCTCGCTGGGAGGACCGATCATTAAAGACAAGCTTCATTACTTTGTGGTCTGGGATCACCAGCAGGATTCACGCCCGCTTATCATCGCTGACGTTCAGACACCCCTCGATGAGAGCCGGTTCAACGTGACCAACACGACGCTTAACCGTTATGTCGAGATTGCCCGCAGCAAGTATGGCCTTGCCAATACGCAGCAGTTTGGGACGTTCCCTAAAAATCGGGGTACTGATGCGGGTTTTGCCCGCATCGACTGGCAGATCAATGCAAACAACCTGCTGACGATCCGTGATAATTACACCAACGACCGCAATAAGCTGGGTCTGGCCGACAATACGGCTATTAATCTTTATGAATCGTACGGCAACGACTACAATGTCGATAATAGTTTGCTAGCCACGCTTCGCACGACGTTTACGCCTAAAATTACCAATGAGCTGAAGCTGCAACACCTGTATACGTATCAGAAAAGTAGTCCCGGCGATCAGTTGCCAGCCGCCAATATTCCGCGCAACATTGTAGAGAACGTGGTATCGACGGTAGATGGACGGACGTTGTCGACCAATATTCAGATGGGCGGTCATCGCTTCGCGCAGGAGGGCTTCACGAATAATGTCTTGCAACTGGTCGATAACTTCTACTACAACACCGACCGGGTTCAGTATACATTCGGAGTCGATCTGATGTACACGCATGCCAAATCGCTCTATGGTAGCGAAGTGAACGGTCGTTTTCATTACATCAATGATGCAAATGGCACGGCGCTCGACAACTTCAATAACTTGAAGCCGTACCGTTTCTACCGCGAAGTTCCGCTCGTGGCCGATCCTACTGTTTACAGCAACATCCTCAATATGGGTGCTTACGGACAACTGAGCACAAGCTTGATGCCAGGCCTGGAGATGACAGCTGGTTTACGTTTTGACTATTCTGTCTATCCTAAAGCGCAGTTTAATCAGCTGGTATTCGACGAACTGAAACTACGTACCGATAACCAGATCAAAACCTTTATTCTACAGCCGCGCATTCAGTTTAACTGGGATGTTAACAACCAACACCGCGATTTTGTCCGGTTCGGAGCCGGGGTATTTGCGTCGGACATTAACAACTACATGTTGATTAACAACCTGACCTTCGACGGCAAACATTTTGCCACCGTCGACGTACGGGGGGCTAACGTACCATCGCCTGACTTTGCTGCCTATCGGAGCAACTACGCTAGCATTCCGACGCTGGCGCAGTTTCAGGTGCCAACGATCAACATGACCGGACCAAATGCTAAAGTACCAACGCTGTATAAAGCCAACGTCTCCTATTCACGCTTCCTGACCGACAAACTGAAAGTAGGTATTTCCGGGTATATGTCGTTGGGCCGTAATAACTACATGTATGTCGACCGAAATATGGTAGCCGATCCGTTTTTCCGGCTCGCCAACGAAGCTAACCGGGGTGTGTACGTGCCGCTGGCGTCAATGCCTGCTAACGGGGCCGGCGACTGGCAGTTGGGCCGAATCAGTAATCGACTGGGCCGGGTGCTGGAGTTGAACAGTGAAGGCCGCGTCAATCAGTTCGCTGCCGTAGTCGACGCGACCTGGCAGTATTTCCGCGACGGTGAAATTACGGCGAGCTATACCTGGAACGACGCCCGCGACAACGTTACCTACAATGGCAACGTGGCTAATACGGCTACACTCGTATTGCCCGTGAAAGATGATCCGCGTAACTTAAGCAACATGACCTATTCCGACAATCAGTTCCGTAATAAGGTTGTGTTCTACGGTACGTTGCCTTCGTTCTTCGGGATTACACTGGGCGTTCGGTACACAGGTATTGGTGGTACGCGGTACTCGCTGTTATCGGGTGCCAACACCAACGCTGATTTCGTCGCAACGAACGATCTGGCTTTTGTCTTCGACCGGAACAGTGCCGAAGTACCGGCCAACGTTCGGACGGGTCTGCAAACGCTGCTCGACAATCCCGACGCCAGCCAGAGCCTGAAAAACTACATCAACGCCTATTCAGGTAAGATTGCCGAGCGCAACGGCGGTATCAATGGCTTCTACGGTGTACTTGATATCCGGGCCTTGAAGCGGTTCCGGATTTACAAAAGACATGCTATTGAGGTGTCAGCCGATATTTTCAACTTTGCCAACCTGCTGAACCGCAACCGGGGTACGAACCGGTCGCTGGGTACGCAGTCTTTATATGGGCTAGGTATTCCGGCAACGAGCACGAGTGCTGCCGTGCCGAACTTCAGCCAGGCGACGCAGCAGTATAATTACCGGGTCAATAACTCGGGAGCCGTAACCCCGTCGGGCGACCCGTTCCAGATTCAGTTGGGAGCACGGTATAGTTTCTAA
- a CDS encoding glycerophosphodiester phosphodiesterase yields the protein MKNIGLLALLLGSHLLIAQPNFNREGHRGARGLMPENTVRAMKKAMDLGVQTLELDVVISKDKQVVVSHDNYMSSDISLKPDGSPVTAEEQKKINLYQLTYADIKKYDVGSKPHPQFAQQQKFPAYKPLLSELIDSVNTYAKAKGLPLPMFNIEIKSNPATDGEYHPEPTEFVNLVMAVLQKQKLGKRLIIQSFDVRPLQLIHKQQPDISLSYLTANAKTLDENLAALGFKPNTYSPYYKTVTAETVKACHDQGMLIIPWTVNTKAEIDSLRQLGVDGIISDYPNLF from the coding sequence ATGAAAAATATAGGATTACTGGCGTTGTTGCTGGGTTCGCACCTGCTGATAGCTCAACCAAATTTTAACCGGGAAGGTCACCGGGGCGCTCGTGGGCTCATGCCGGAGAATACGGTTCGGGCCATGAAAAAGGCGATGGACCTGGGCGTTCAAACGCTGGAACTGGATGTGGTAATTTCAAAAGATAAGCAGGTTGTTGTATCGCATGACAATTATATGTCGTCGGATATTTCCCTGAAGCCGGATGGTTCGCCCGTTACGGCCGAAGAGCAGAAGAAAATCAATCTCTATCAGTTGACCTACGCAGACATCAAGAAGTATGATGTTGGGAGTAAGCCGCATCCACAGTTTGCGCAGCAGCAGAAATTTCCGGCCTACAAGCCACTGCTTTCAGAATTGATCGACTCGGTTAATACATATGCCAAAGCGAAGGGACTCCCCCTGCCTATGTTCAATATTGAGATTAAATCCAATCCGGCAACCGATGGGGAGTATCATCCTGAACCAACAGAATTCGTCAATCTGGTAATGGCTGTTTTACAAAAGCAGAAGCTTGGGAAGCGGTTGATCATACAGTCGTTCGATGTCCGGCCGTTGCAACTGATTCATAAGCAGCAGCCCGACATTTCGCTCTCGTACCTGACCGCGAATGCCAAAACGCTGGATGAAAACCTGGCAGCGCTGGGCTTCAAACCAAATACCTACAGCCCTTACTACAAAACGGTAACCGCTGAAACGGTGAAGGCTTGCCATGATCAGGGCATGTTGATTATTCCCTGGACGGTCAATACAAAAGCCGAAATAGACAGCCTCAGGCAATTGGGTGTAGATGGCATCATCTCCGATTACCCGAATCTGTTCTAA
- the nadE gene encoding NAD(+) synthase translates to MKLLKVAAGVLNQIPLDWEHNKQNIINAIEEAQRQNVSLLCLPEFCISGYGCEDAFFAQNTIDQSIASLLDIVEYTNDIVVAVGLPLRHNNRTFDTACLIANKRILGFTAKQYLANNGVHYETRWFQPWPPFVRDEIKIGDFTYPFGDVVYDLSGVRVGFEICEDAWVASRPGRLLYERGIDIILNPTASHFAFLKSQVRERFVVDASRSFGVSYVYANMLGNEAGRIIYDGDSMVASNGELLVSGPRLSYEDFVIVPAVIDIEATRLNQTQNRANIALAYPNLRITDRFDWPDIAPVIQKAQLEGWERGGYLKEEEFARAVALGLFDYLRKSRSQGYVLSLSGGADSSAIAALVFLMIRMAIENIGLDGVKKKLSYIKAIQDCKTAEEIVSKLLTVMYQGTENSSDDTFNSAKELADDIGATFLNININGLVETYTGLVEEQLGRKLSWDTDDLALQNIQARVRAPSIWMLANINNALLLTTSNRSEAAVGYATMDGDTAGSISPITGIDKHFLRGWLRWLETVGLNVKNAPEPTDRTASTILPTEPDELIKVKGLKAVNNLQPTAELRPQDKKQTDEDDLMPYDVLNSIEESAIRDKQSPVEVLKLMEVRYAGLHDRDKLLLWVERFFKLWSRNQWKRERYAPSFHLDDHNLDPRSWCRFPILSGGFNKELADMRDWANEQKPNGRKGNPARGKIGF, encoded by the coding sequence ATGAAACTTCTTAAAGTAGCCGCTGGCGTCCTGAATCAAATCCCGCTCGATTGGGAGCATAACAAGCAGAATATTATCAATGCCATCGAGGAAGCCCAGCGCCAGAATGTCAGTCTGCTGTGTTTGCCTGAGTTCTGTATCTCGGGCTACGGTTGCGAGGATGCGTTTTTTGCCCAGAATACCATTGATCAATCCATTGCTTCACTGCTGGACATTGTTGAGTACACAAACGATATTGTAGTGGCCGTCGGGCTGCCGTTGCGGCACAACAACCGTACCTTCGATACGGCCTGTCTGATTGCCAATAAGCGGATTCTGGGTTTTACGGCCAAACAGTATCTGGCGAACAATGGGGTTCATTATGAAACGCGCTGGTTCCAGCCCTGGCCGCCGTTTGTTCGGGATGAAATCAAAATCGGTGATTTTACGTACCCTTTCGGCGATGTCGTGTATGACTTGTCGGGCGTGCGCGTCGGTTTCGAGATTTGCGAAGATGCCTGGGTGGCGAGTCGGCCTGGCCGGCTTCTGTACGAACGGGGGATCGATATCATTCTGAACCCAACGGCCAGTCACTTCGCCTTTTTGAAGTCGCAGGTACGCGAGCGGTTTGTTGTTGATGCGTCGCGCTCGTTTGGCGTCAGCTACGTATACGCCAACATGCTCGGTAATGAAGCGGGCCGGATCATTTACGACGGCGACTCAATGGTAGCCTCCAATGGCGAACTGCTGGTGTCGGGTCCACGCCTAAGTTACGAGGATTTTGTTATTGTTCCGGCAGTTATCGACATCGAAGCAACCCGCCTAAACCAAACGCAGAACCGCGCCAACATCGCACTGGCTTACCCGAATCTACGCATAACGGACCGGTTCGACTGGCCCGACATTGCCCCTGTCATCCAAAAAGCGCAGCTCGAAGGCTGGGAGCGGGGCGGCTACCTCAAAGAAGAGGAATTTGCGCGGGCCGTTGCTCTCGGTCTGTTCGATTACCTGCGCAAGAGCCGTTCGCAGGGGTATGTGCTTTCGTTGAGTGGTGGTGCCGATTCGTCGGCTATTGCCGCCCTGGTTTTCCTGATGATCCGGATGGCCATTGAAAATATAGGCCTGGATGGCGTCAAGAAAAAACTGAGCTACATCAAAGCCATTCAGGACTGCAAAACGGCGGAGGAAATAGTGAGCAAACTGCTGACCGTGATGTATCAGGGAACGGAAAACTCATCGGATGATACATTTAACTCGGCCAAGGAATTAGCCGACGACATTGGCGCGACCTTCCTCAATATCAACATCAATGGGCTGGTCGAAACCTACACCGGGCTGGTTGAAGAACAGTTGGGACGCAAATTGTCGTGGGATACCGACGATCTGGCGCTGCAAAATATTCAGGCACGGGTACGGGCTCCGAGTATCTGGATGCTGGCCAACATCAACAATGCCTTGCTGTTAACCACTTCCAATCGCTCCGAAGCCGCCGTTGGCTACGCCACCATGGATGGCGACACGGCGGGCAGTATTTCGCCCATAACGGGCATCGACAAACACTTTCTACGAGGCTGGCTGCGGTGGCTGGAAACCGTTGGCCTGAATGTGAAAAACGCCCCCGAACCCACCGACCGCACGGCCTCGACTATTTTGCCAACGGAGCCGGATGAGCTGATCAAAGTAAAAGGCCTGAAAGCGGTCAACAACCTGCAACCCACCGCCGAACTCCGGCCACAGGATAAGAAGCAGACCGATGAGGACGACCTGATGCCCTATGATGTGCTAAACTCGATTGAAGAGTCGGCCATCCGCGATAAGCAATCGCCGGTTGAAGTGCTAAAGCTAATGGAAGTTCGGTATGCCGGACTGCATGACCGTGACAAACTCCTGCTTTGGGTCGAGCGATTCTTCAAACTCTGGAGCCGCAACCAGTGGAAACGCGAACGGTACGCGCCTTCGTTTCACCTGGATGACCACAACCTCGATCCCCGCTCGTGGTGTCGCTTCCCGATTCTGTCGGGTGGTTTCAACAAAGAACTCGCCGACATGCGCGACTGGGCCAACGAACAGAAACCCAATGGGCGGAAAGGCAATCCAGCCCGGGGCAAAATTGGGTTTTAG